Proteins from one Epinephelus moara isolate mb chromosome 1, YSFRI_EMoa_1.0, whole genome shotgun sequence genomic window:
- the zdhhc13 gene encoding putative palmitoyltransferase ZDHHC13 codes for MDWNEDENGHGHMHDGCQHGHGGHSHSHGPRAAHPFMTGFHGQFAKNTDQAMDISQQPKRRSHMDDSGSWDIVKATQFGILERCKELVEAGYDVRQPDKENVTLLHWAAINNRAELVKYYISKGSIVDQLGGDLNSTPLHWAIRQGHLSMVIQLMRYGADPSVADGEGYRSLHLAILFQHMAIAAYLMAKGQEVDGPDCNGQTPLMLAAQKIIGPEPTNFLIKNNASVSAVDKVNRNTPLHCAVLAGNVDAAHILLEAGASVDAENINGHTPIDLAHQVHSPLLIHMLNHIKQDRIRSNSRCLRIVNRYRVFLQFLFCTAMFGSVGAIVDMNSESWLLKGILLACVIGVLNLASRNFPSPAFQTLLPATALMASVFWMLVTWCLWFLPDGPSATVQVLFTLNATALLYYYLRTCRTDPGFVKATEEEKKMNVLVLAEAGCLDPRIFCTSCMIKKPMRTNHCFYCDGCVAKQDHHSIWTNGCIGARNHHYFILFLFSLMLMGAWMFYGCLTYWSTHCVLHYEEQGLWGVVSALVGCSPWLLSVFLLTFYHTCWSGLTLLLQLYQIAFLGLTTAERTNLTLHQRKLRQSVSLRQNPYNLGVVRNLLSFFQLRCCGLFKPPIIDWTQQFPPGRDQHMFGHTDMV; via the exons ATGGACTGGAATGAGGACGAAAAT GGTCACGGCCACATGCATGACGGCTGTCAACACGGACATGGAGGTCATTCTCACAGCCACGGGCCGAGAGCAGCGCACCCCTTCATGACAGGTTTTCACGGACAGTTCGCCAAGAACACAGATCAGGCGATGGACATCAGTCAGCAGCCAAAGAGACGGTCGCACATGGATGACAGCGGCAGCTGGGACATAGTGAAGGCAACCCA GTTTGGTATCCTTGAGCGTTGTAAGGAGCTGGTGGAAGCAGGATACGACGTCAGGCAGCCAGACAAAGAGAACGTCACTCTGCTGCACTGGGCGGCCATCAACAACCGCGCAGAGCTTGTCAA GTATTATATTTCTAAAGGGTCGATAGTTGACCAGCTTGGAGGCGACCTGAACTCTACTCCTCTTCACTGGGCCATAAG GCAGGGCCACCTCTCCATGGTGATCCAGCTGATGAGATACGGAGCAGATCCCTCCGTCGCAGACGGAGAAGGTTACCGCTCTCTCCACCTCGCCATCCTTTTTCAGCACATGGCCATCGCAGCTTATCTCATGGCTAAGGGACAG GAAGTCGATGGACCTGACTGCAACGGACAAACACCACTGATGTTAGCAGCCCAGAAGATTATTGG GCCTGAACCCACAAACTTCTTAATCAAGAATAACGCTTCTGTGAGTGCTGTGGACAAAGTGAACAGAAACACTCCGCTTCACTGTGCCGTGCTGGCAGGAAACGTAGATGCCGCCCACATCCTGCTGGAGGCTGGGGCCAGCGTGGACGCAGAAAACATCAAC GGTCACACTCCCATCGACTTGGCCCACCAGGTTCACAGCCCGCTGCTCATCCACATGCTCAACCACATCAAACAGGACCGGATTCGCTCCAACTCGCGCTGCCTGCGGATCGTCAACAGATACAGG GTCTTTCTGCAGTTTCTGTTCTGCACTGCCATGTTTGGAAGTGTGGGCGCCATAGTGGACATGAACTCAGAGTCGTGGTTGCTTAAAGGGATCCTGCTGGCCTGTGTGATAGGTGTACTCAATCTGGCTTCAAG GAACTTCCCAAGTCCAGCCTTTCAGACACTCCTACCAGCTACAGCTCTCATGGCTTCAGTGTTCTGGATGCTCGTCACTTGGTGCCTCTGGTTCCTCCCAG ATGGGCCCAGCGCCACAGTTCAGGTCTTATTCACTCTGAATGccactgctctgctctactactACCTCCGCACCTGCAGGACTGACCCAGGCTTCGTCAAGGCAAccgaagaagaaaagaaaatg AATGTGTTGGTGTTGGCTGAAGCTGGCTGTCTGGACCCCAGAATATTCTGCACTTCCTGCATG ATAAAGAAACCAATGAGAACGAACCACTGCTTCTACTGTGACGGCTGTGTGGCGAAGCAGGATCACCACTCCATCTGGACCAACGGCTGCATCG GCGCGAGGAACCATCACTACTTCATCTTATTTCTGTTCTCCCTCATGCTGATGGGAGCCTGGATGTTCTACGGTTGTCTCACAT acTGGTCGACTCACTGTGTGCTGCATTATGAGGAGCAGGGCCTGTGGGGCGTGGTCTCCGCCCTGGTCGGCTGCTCCCCCTGGCTGCTCAGCGTCTTCCTGCTGACGTTCTATCACACCTGTTGGTCTGGCTTAACTCTGCTTCTGCAGCTCTACCAG ATTGCCTTCCTGGGACTGACCACAGCCGAGAGGACGAACCTGACGCTTCACCAGAGAAAACTCCGACAATCAGTCTCCCTCAGACAGAATCCATACAA TCTGGGCGTGGTGAGGAACCTGCTGTCCTTCTTCCAGCTGCGTTGTTGTGGCCTCTTCAAACCGCCCATCATCGACTGGACGCAGCAGTTTCCGCCCGGCCGCGACCAGCACATGTTCGGACACACCGACATGGTCTGA